In the genome of Microbacterium saperdae, one region contains:
- a CDS encoding acetoin reductase, with protein MTTKKVALVTGAGQGIGRGIALKLAQDGFDIGIADIPAQEQKGEAVAAEIAALGRSAVFVPTDVSSRSDVEAAVEQTASRLGGFDVIVNNAGIAQVKPLLEVTEHDLETVFSVNVNSVIFGIQAAVRKFDELGVKGRIVNAASIAAIRGFPILGAYSASKFAVRGITQVAAQELAPKGHTVNAYAPGIVGTGMWDLIDAEMHKINGKPLGKNLQDNVEGIALGRIETPEDVAGVVSFLAGDNAVYVTGQVIIVDGGMLYN; from the coding sequence ATGACTACCAAGAAGGTTGCGCTCGTCACGGGCGCGGGACAGGGAATCGGAAGAGGAATCGCGCTGAAACTGGCGCAGGACGGGTTCGACATCGGTATCGCGGACATCCCGGCTCAGGAGCAGAAAGGCGAAGCAGTGGCTGCCGAGATCGCTGCGTTGGGCCGGAGTGCCGTGTTCGTGCCCACCGACGTGTCGAGCAGGAGCGATGTCGAGGCAGCTGTCGAGCAAACGGCATCCCGACTCGGCGGGTTCGACGTCATCGTCAACAACGCCGGAATCGCACAGGTGAAACCCCTTCTGGAGGTCACCGAACACGATCTCGAGACGGTCTTCTCCGTCAACGTCAACTCCGTGATCTTCGGCATTCAAGCGGCCGTGCGAAAGTTCGACGAGCTTGGAGTGAAGGGGAGGATCGTGAACGCCGCTTCGATCGCCGCTATCCGCGGCTTCCCCATCCTGGGTGCCTACTCGGCGTCGAAGTTCGCTGTTCGGGGCATCACCCAGGTCGCTGCCCAAGAGCTCGCACCGAAGGGCCACACAGTGAACGCGTATGCGCCCGGAATCGTCGGAACCGGAATGTGGGACCTGATCGACGCTGAGATGCACAAGATCAACGGAAAACCACTAGGGAAAAACCTCCAGGACAACGTGGAGGGCATCGCTCTCGGGCGGATCGAGACCCCCGAAGACGTCGCCGGAGTCGTATCGTTCCTCGCCGGCGACAACGCCGTGTACGTCACCGGGCAGGTCATCATCGTCGATGGTGGAATGCTCTACAACTGA
- a CDS encoding GntR family transcriptional regulator, whose amino-acid sequence MIELATDRAFTDTKRRIISGELAAGSMISENDVSTRLGISRTPVREAFAMLQTNGWMRLYPKRGALILDVPPEEVDNILGVRLLIEGDAASAIADTPDRREAVVSRLRAHVANQDMARGDDDLDAFLDEDSSFHRAIIEGGGNGILVTFFDTIRDRHHRMMARSVWHRPGYSERVVAEHGALVDALERSDTDTFRALLSEHFSGIHGRDATAFSGTATTFGP is encoded by the coding sequence ATGATCGAATTAGCGACGGACCGTGCGTTCACCGATACGAAGAGGCGGATTATCTCAGGGGAGTTGGCAGCGGGGTCGATGATCAGCGAGAATGACGTCTCGACTCGGTTAGGGATTAGCCGTACGCCTGTCAGGGAGGCGTTCGCTATGTTGCAGACGAACGGCTGGATGCGTCTCTACCCCAAGCGCGGCGCGCTCATCCTGGACGTCCCTCCGGAAGAGGTTGATAACATTCTTGGAGTACGCCTCCTGATCGAGGGCGACGCGGCTTCCGCGATCGCGGATACACCCGATCGGCGCGAGGCGGTGGTGAGCCGATTGAGAGCCCACGTGGCGAACCAGGACATGGCTCGAGGTGATGACGATCTTGATGCGTTCCTGGATGAGGATAGCTCCTTCCACCGGGCCATCATCGAAGGTGGCGGCAACGGTATTTTGGTGACGTTCTTCGACACGATCCGCGACCGCCATCACCGCATGATGGCCCGTTCGGTCTGGCATCGTCCGGGGTATAGCGAGCGAGTCGTTGCCGAACACGGCGCTCTCGTGGATGCACTCGAACGAAGCGATACCGACACCTTCCGCGCGCTGCTCAGCGAGCATTTCTCGGGAATCCATGGTCGTGATGCCACCGCCTTCAGCGGCACAGCCACCACCTTCGGGCCGTAA
- a CDS encoding amino acid ABC transporter ATP-binding protein, whose translation MNDNTALVRIRQVKKSFGDNAVLRDITMDVRAGEVVCLLGSSGAGKSTLLRAINRLEKIDAGQIWVDDMLVGFGEYRDGVRELTERGMAAQRAHIGMVFQRFNLFPHMTALQNVMEAPRAVRRLSGAAAKAEARELLESVGLADKMAHYPAQLSGGQQQRVAIARALAMKPQLMLFDEPTSALDPELVGEVLKVMTELARQGMTMIVVTHEMGFAREVADRVVLMHGGEIVEDASAVEFFENPQHERTRQFIASSTRAG comes from the coding sequence ATGAATGACAACACGGCGCTCGTGCGCATCCGGCAGGTCAAGAAATCCTTCGGCGACAACGCCGTGCTCCGCGACATCACGATGGACGTGCGCGCGGGCGAGGTCGTCTGTCTGCTCGGTTCCTCCGGCGCGGGCAAGAGCACGCTCCTGCGGGCGATCAACCGGCTGGAAAAGATCGATGCCGGTCAGATCTGGGTGGACGACATGCTCGTTGGCTTCGGTGAGTATCGCGACGGCGTCCGCGAGCTCACCGAGCGAGGGATGGCAGCGCAGCGCGCGCACATCGGCATGGTGTTCCAGCGCTTCAACCTGTTCCCGCACATGACCGCCCTGCAGAACGTCATGGAAGCGCCACGTGCAGTGCGGCGACTGTCGGGTGCCGCGGCGAAGGCGGAGGCGCGCGAGCTGCTGGAGAGCGTCGGACTCGCCGACAAGATGGCGCACTATCCGGCCCAGCTCTCCGGCGGACAGCAGCAGCGTGTCGCGATCGCGCGGGCATTGGCGATGAAGCCGCAGCTCATGCTGTTCGACGAGCCCACCAGCGCCCTCGACCCTGAACTCGTCGGGGAAGTGTTGAAAGTCATGACCGAGCTCGCGCGGCAGGGAATGACGATGATCGTCGTGACGCACGAAATGGGATTCGCGCGCGAAGTCGCTGATCGCGTCGTGCTGATGCACGGCGGCGAGATCGTGGAGGATGCCTCAGCCGTGGAGTTCTTCGAGAACCCGCAGCACGAGCGCACCCGACAGTTCATAGCAAGCTCGACGAGAGCGGGGTGA
- a CDS encoding GntR family transcriptional regulator → MAVGAAPSDHGHELAGKPLSGEEIFHLLARRTTDGSYPPGTRLRDHRLAVEFGVSRTSVREAMQRLQCVWGWSRCIRTASQR, encoded by the coding sequence ATGGCAGTTGGTGCCGCACCGTCTGACCATGGCCACGAGTTGGCCGGGAAACCGCTGTCCGGCGAAGAGATCTTTCACCTGTTGGCGCGCCGGACAACCGACGGTTCCTACCCGCCTGGAACGCGGCTGCGGGATCACCGTTTAGCTGTCGAGTTTGGGGTGTCTCGTACTTCTGTTCGAGAAGCGATGCAGCGCCTCCAGTGTGTGTGGGGTTGGTCGAGGTGCATCCGTACCGCTTCACAGCGGTGA
- a CDS encoding GntR family transcriptional regulator, with protein sequence MSESGGEGSASASEAAYHHVRAQILDGALLGGSMMSEGTVADELGMSRTPVREAFLRLQGEGWLRLYPKRGALVVEVRPHEREEIVRARVLIESDAVARVSGDARLRSELVERLRTSLGGQRDAAAREDLHGFATLDADFHAAIVEAGGNRLLSDFFASLSDRQRRMTARSLWKRADRLEGVLDDHTELVRLIDGAHSDAFRIALESHIRRAHRELLP encoded by the coding sequence GTGAGCGAATCCGGCGGGGAGGGCAGCGCGTCGGCGTCCGAGGCCGCCTATCACCATGTACGTGCTCAGATCTTGGATGGCGCGTTGCTCGGGGGGAGCATGATGAGCGAGGGGACGGTGGCCGACGAGCTGGGTATGAGTCGTACTCCGGTGCGTGAGGCATTCCTGCGACTGCAAGGGGAGGGGTGGTTGCGTTTGTACCCCAAGCGCGGTGCGCTCGTCGTAGAGGTGAGGCCGCACGAACGCGAGGAGATCGTGCGGGCGCGCGTTCTCATCGAATCGGATGCCGTCGCCCGGGTCTCTGGCGACGCCCGGCTGCGTTCCGAGCTTGTCGAGCGGCTGCGGACGAGCCTCGGGGGGCAACGTGATGCCGCTGCGCGGGAGGACCTTCACGGTTTCGCGACGTTGGACGCTGACTTTCACGCCGCGATCGTCGAGGCCGGCGGAAACCGTCTGCTGTCGGACTTTTTTGCGTCGTTGAGCGATCGGCAGAGGCGGATGACGGCGCGGTCGCTGTGGAAGCGCGCGGATCGCCTCGAGGGGGTCCTCGACGACCACACCGAGCTCGTGCGGCTGATCGATGGTGCGCATAGCGACGCGTTCCGGATCGCGCTCGAATCTCACATCCGGCGTGCACATCGGGAGCTTTTGCCATGA
- a CDS encoding cysteine desulfurase-like protein, translating into MSSTYPLSRVRQQFPALRTGSALFDAPGGTQTPTRVADAIRDAMVSPVSQRGRNNYSEQNADRIVRGARAAMGDLLNVDPRAVFFGRSATQITFDVARAVARRLGPGDEIVASRLDHDANVRPWVLAAELSGATLRWIDFDRETGDLTVDDVRRVLSDRTRFVAVTAASNLYGTAPDIAAIAAAVHAVGAEIYVDAVAYTAHELVDATALGADYIVCSPYKFCGPHIGVLGSNVEKLEALVPDKLRPSTMQVPERFELGTLPYEFLAGVTETVEFLADIIPGDGTRRERLERSYAAVAKHEDALFERLIAGLAEIDGVERVGAPRTHVPTVLFRIDGRTTAEVCAALGRADVAVMGGSFYAIEAEDWADLRDGAVRAGIAPYTSVEDVDRLLHAVRALTL; encoded by the coding sequence ATGTCCTCGACCTACCCTCTTTCCCGTGTCCGCCAGCAATTCCCCGCCCTGCGCACCGGAAGCGCCCTGTTCGATGCGCCCGGTGGCACCCAGACCCCGACCCGCGTCGCCGACGCCATCCGCGACGCGATGGTGAGTCCCGTCTCGCAGCGCGGTCGAAACAACTACAGCGAGCAGAACGCAGACCGCATCGTGCGCGGCGCCCGTGCCGCGATGGGCGACCTGCTGAACGTTGATCCGCGCGCTGTGTTCTTCGGCCGCAGCGCGACGCAGATCACGTTCGACGTGGCCAGAGCCGTCGCCCGTCGCCTCGGCCCCGGCGATGAGATCGTCGCGAGTCGCCTCGACCACGACGCGAACGTGCGTCCGTGGGTGCTCGCCGCTGAGCTATCCGGCGCGACCCTGCGTTGGATCGACTTCGACCGCGAGACCGGTGACCTGACAGTCGACGATGTGCGTCGCGTGCTCAGCGACCGCACGCGATTCGTCGCCGTGACCGCGGCGTCGAACCTGTACGGCACGGCGCCGGACATCGCGGCGATCGCGGCAGCCGTGCACGCGGTCGGAGCGGAGATCTACGTCGACGCCGTCGCCTACACGGCCCACGAGCTCGTCGATGCCACCGCCCTCGGAGCCGACTACATCGTGTGCTCGCCGTATAAGTTCTGCGGTCCTCACATCGGCGTGCTGGGATCCAACGTCGAGAAGCTGGAGGCGCTCGTCCCCGACAAGCTTCGCCCGTCGACCATGCAGGTCCCCGAGCGATTCGAGCTAGGCACTCTGCCCTATGAATTCCTGGCCGGCGTGACAGAGACGGTGGAGTTCCTGGCTGACATCATCCCCGGGGACGGCACGCGCCGCGAGCGGCTGGAGCGCTCCTACGCGGCGGTCGCGAAGCACGAGGATGCTCTCTTCGAGCGGCTCATCGCCGGCCTCGCCGAGATCGACGGCGTTGAGCGCGTCGGTGCGCCGCGCACGCATGTGCCGACCGTCCTCTTCCGTATCGACGGCCGCACTACAGCCGAGGTCTGCGCGGCACTCGGGCGAGCGGACGTCGCCGTGATGGGCGGCAGCTTCTATGCGATCGAGGCCGAGGATTGGGCCGATCTGCGCGACGGCGCGGTGCGCGCGGGCATCGCCCCGTACACCTCGGTCGAAGATGTCGATCGTCTTCTCCATGCGGTGCGTGCACTCACCCTCTGA
- a CDS encoding APC family permease encodes MSHHESAGPDERADGTQAPTAEHVKPHPYGRSGNRRPRNHTGPAIGAPAAGATTYMSVVQLSMLTVVLVASLRSLPAMATYGLGSITLFIIPAILFLVPTALVAAELATGWKGGIFTWVREAFGERAGFVAIWLQWIQNVVWYPTQIAFIAASLSFVVGNPDLAQSGIYTAIVILVLYWGSTLITLAGGNLFAKVGSWSGIFGTILPAVLLIALGALWLGTGEHSETSLQPSAVIPPWTGIAAIVLVVSNVLAYAGMEVNAVHANDLQNPGRGFPRSIAFATILILGVFILPTIAIAVAVPQTDLGVTNGINLAFQTFFDHWGISWGTPVVSLLVALGAFASVVTWIAGPSRGLLAAARTGLIPPLLQRRNKAGVQVGILAVQGVIVTLLALLFVLVPNGNTAFVALVDMAAALYLIMYMLMFAAAIRLRRTQPRVVRSYRTPVMPLVAGLGFVSCAAAFILAFIRPSGFFGLSDVTYPLVVAVIVLLLGGPPLLFYAMRRPAWDRRSAAEKSSSDIVLVNPIRHED; translated from the coding sequence ATGTCTCACCACGAGTCCGCAGGACCGGACGAGCGCGCGGACGGCACTCAGGCCCCTACGGCGGAACACGTCAAACCTCATCCGTACGGCCGATCAGGTAACCGCCGCCCAAGAAACCACACAGGGCCGGCGATTGGCGCACCCGCGGCAGGAGCGACGACCTACATGTCGGTCGTGCAACTGTCAATGCTCACGGTGGTATTGGTGGCGTCGCTGCGATCCCTGCCCGCAATGGCCACCTATGGCCTGGGCTCCATCACGCTCTTCATCATCCCCGCGATTCTGTTCCTCGTGCCGACCGCGCTCGTGGCAGCGGAGCTGGCAACGGGGTGGAAAGGCGGCATCTTCACCTGGGTGCGTGAGGCCTTCGGCGAACGCGCAGGGTTCGTCGCGATCTGGCTCCAGTGGATTCAGAACGTCGTCTGGTATCCCACGCAGATCGCCTTCATCGCGGCAAGCCTGTCGTTCGTCGTCGGAAACCCCGATCTCGCACAGAGCGGGATCTACACCGCCATCGTCATCCTCGTCCTCTACTGGGGATCGACTCTCATCACTCTCGCCGGCGGCAACCTCTTCGCCAAAGTCGGCAGCTGGAGCGGAATCTTCGGCACGATCCTCCCCGCAGTTCTCCTGATCGCGCTCGGAGCGCTCTGGCTGGGCACGGGCGAACACTCCGAGACCTCACTGCAGCCCTCAGCGGTCATACCGCCCTGGACGGGGATCGCCGCGATCGTCCTCGTGGTCTCGAACGTTCTCGCCTATGCGGGCATGGAGGTCAATGCGGTGCACGCGAACGATCTGCAGAACCCGGGACGCGGCTTTCCCCGATCGATCGCCTTCGCCACGATCCTTATCCTGGGTGTGTTCATCCTCCCCACAATCGCGATCGCCGTGGCCGTGCCGCAAACCGACCTCGGGGTGACCAACGGCATCAACCTGGCCTTCCAGACCTTCTTCGACCACTGGGGCATCTCGTGGGGCACGCCGGTGGTCTCGCTGCTCGTCGCACTCGGTGCTTTCGCCTCGGTGGTGACGTGGATTGCCGGGCCCTCACGCGGTCTGCTCGCCGCCGCGCGGACGGGGCTGATTCCGCCGTTGCTCCAGCGCCGGAACAAGGCAGGGGTGCAGGTGGGCATCCTCGCGGTGCAAGGAGTGATCGTGACGTTGCTCGCACTGCTCTTCGTCCTCGTCCCCAATGGCAACACAGCGTTCGTCGCCCTGGTGGACATGGCAGCAGCGCTCTACCTCATCATGTACATGCTGATGTTCGCCGCCGCGATCCGGCTGCGCCGGACGCAGCCGAGGGTTGTTCGTAGCTATCGGACGCCGGTGATGCCACTGGTGGCGGGCTTGGGTTTCGTCTCCTGCGCCGCAGCCTTCATTCTCGCCTTTATCCGCCCTTCCGGGTTCTTTGGGCTCTCCGATGTCACGTATCCCCTGGTCGTCGCGGTCATCGTGCTGCTACTGGGCGGCCCTCCGCTGCTCTTTTACGCCATGCGACGCCCGGCCTGGGACCGTCGGAGCGCAGCGGAGAAATCGAGCTCCGACATCGTTCTCGTGAATCCGATACGTCACGAGGACTGA
- a CDS encoding ABC transporter substrate-binding protein, with the protein MKSRLSLLALSLVGIAALSACTSTLPTDTDESSAPTADDQPAAAIVSGVEEDSEIAALLPAQYSDAGVLQVGSNLQFPPANFYAADGTTPIGYEVDLATAMAKRLGLDVAYNDSAFENLITSLQSQRVDFTMAGMNDRPDRQEMVDFIDYFQTGIGILVAKGNPDRIVEPADLCGHGVTAGVGSSQEAWALALSEKCVADGAEAIDVVTVNNDQQRLNSVKTGRVTAELNDLANLVYVAQTANSGEDFEVVDLPPLEGALYGIGVNKETPELRAALAASLQSLIDDGTYGEILAAWGLQAGAIETVEINAGQ; encoded by the coding sequence ATGAAGTCACGTCTTTCCCTCCTCGCCCTCTCCCTCGTCGGCATCGCGGCCCTGTCCGCGTGCACGTCGACGCTCCCCACCGACACGGACGAGTCGTCGGCGCCCACCGCAGACGACCAGCCGGCGGCGGCGATCGTCTCCGGGGTGGAAGAGGATTCCGAGATCGCCGCGCTGCTGCCGGCGCAGTACTCGGACGCCGGAGTTCTGCAGGTCGGCTCCAACCTGCAGTTCCCACCTGCCAACTTCTACGCGGCCGACGGGACGACGCCCATCGGGTACGAGGTCGATCTCGCCACCGCGATGGCGAAGCGACTCGGTCTCGACGTCGCCTACAACGACTCCGCGTTCGAGAACCTCATCACGAGCCTGCAGTCGCAGCGCGTCGACTTCACGATGGCGGGCATGAACGATCGCCCCGACCGCCAGGAGATGGTCGACTTCATCGACTACTTCCAGACCGGCATCGGCATCCTCGTCGCCAAGGGCAACCCCGACCGCATCGTCGAGCCCGCCGACCTGTGCGGACACGGCGTGACGGCAGGCGTCGGCAGCTCGCAGGAGGCCTGGGCTCTGGCGCTGAGCGAGAAGTGCGTCGCCGATGGTGCCGAGGCGATCGACGTCGTCACCGTGAACAACGACCAGCAGCGTCTGAACTCGGTCAAGACCGGACGCGTGACCGCCGAGCTCAACGATCTGGCGAACCTCGTCTACGTCGCCCAGACGGCCAACTCCGGCGAGGACTTCGAGGTCGTTGACCTGCCCCCGCTCGAGGGGGCACTCTACGGCATCGGAGTCAACAAGGAGACGCCGGAGCTGCGGGCAGCGCTCGCGGCATCGCTGCAGTCCCTCATCGATGACGGCACGTACGGCGAGATCCTCGCGGCCTGGGGGCTCCAGGCCGGAGCCATCGAGACGGTCGAGATCAACGCGGGACAGTAG
- a CDS encoding amino acid ABC transporter permease, with amino-acid sequence MKTSPPTARISTPLAAPRIYRRLHFWRWVSAIIVLAAVAGIIIVLAGARIQWPHVLQYVVLDTMAQAAWNTVLLAVAAQLVAVIIGVIIAIMRISRNPVAISVATGYIWIFRGVPVLVQILVWYNLALVVDRIVIGVPFTNWTLIDQPTNAIMTAFTAALLGLALNESAYMAEIIRGGLKGIDSGQTEAAHALGMSPMRTLARIILPQAMRIIIPPTGNNFINMLKTTSLASVVTYFELVKAAANISSRNLEVMETLFAAAVWYMIIVTVASIGQFYLERAFDGSTRRGRPRNLRTAIRNALVRPPFSRRGIDE; translated from the coding sequence GTGAAGACATCACCCCCGACCGCCCGCATCAGCACTCCGCTGGCGGCGCCCAGAATCTACCGTCGTCTGCACTTCTGGCGATGGGTGAGCGCGATCATCGTGCTCGCCGCCGTCGCCGGGATCATCATCGTGCTGGCCGGTGCACGAATCCAGTGGCCGCACGTGCTGCAGTACGTCGTGCTGGACACCATGGCCCAGGCCGCATGGAACACCGTGCTCCTCGCGGTCGCCGCGCAGCTGGTGGCCGTCATCATCGGCGTCATCATCGCGATCATGCGCATCTCCCGCAATCCGGTGGCCATCTCGGTGGCGACCGGATACATCTGGATCTTCCGCGGTGTCCCCGTGCTCGTGCAGATCCTCGTCTGGTACAACCTCGCCCTCGTGGTCGACCGCATCGTGATCGGCGTGCCGTTCACGAACTGGACGCTGATCGATCAGCCGACCAACGCCATCATGACCGCGTTCACCGCCGCGCTCCTCGGTCTCGCGCTCAACGAGAGCGCCTACATGGCCGAGATCATCCGCGGTGGGCTCAAAGGCATCGACAGCGGCCAGACCGAGGCTGCACATGCCCTCGGGATGAGCCCGATGCGTACGCTGGCACGCATCATCTTGCCGCAGGCCATGCGCATCATCATCCCGCCAACCGGCAACAACTTCATCAACATGCTCAAGACCACCTCGCTCGCATCGGTGGTGACCTACTTCGAGCTCGTGAAGGCGGCAGCGAACATCTCCAGCCGCAATCTCGAGGTGATGGAGACGCTGTTCGCCGCGGCGGTCTGGTACATGATCATCGTCACGGTCGCCAGCATTGGCCAGTTCTACCTGGAACGGGCCTTCGACGGCAGCACCCGACGCGGTCGTCCGCGGAACCTCCGGACGGCCATCCGCAACGCACTCGTGCGTCCCCCCTTCTCCCGGCGAGGTATCGATGAATGA
- a CDS encoding FCD domain-containing protein, translating to MVEVHPYRFTAVTEIDAEVIRETRQFAALQTAAMARLAIPRLGEGDRAWASQLADEAAATIHGGGEWLPAHARLLEHLFRRTENRLFSFLLEDLWFVVLRNLTQTDLSMDERVAIATAVTDLGAAILAADVSQAEAAARRMFGNFD from the coding sequence TTGGTCGAGGTGCATCCGTACCGCTTCACAGCGGTGACGGAGATCGACGCTGAAGTGATCCGGGAGACCCGTCAGTTCGCCGCGTTGCAGACAGCGGCAATGGCGCGACTCGCGATCCCAAGGCTCGGAGAGGGCGATCGCGCCTGGGCGTCACAGCTCGCCGACGAAGCTGCGGCGACGATTCACGGCGGTGGCGAATGGCTTCCAGCGCACGCTCGGCTACTCGAGCATCTGTTCCGCCGTACCGAGAACCGCTTGTTCAGTTTTCTGCTCGAAGACCTGTGGTTCGTCGTGTTGCGCAACCTCACGCAGACAGACCTATCCATGGATGAACGCGTAGCTATTGCCACAGCTGTGACGGACCTCGGTGCGGCGATCCTCGCAGCAGATGTGTCCCAGGCAGAGGCCGCCGCAAGGCGGATGTTCGGCAACTTCGACTGA
- a CDS encoding MFS transporter codes for MAVCAALFAVGWGGNEFTPLLVMYRQEDEMTPLVLDVLLGAYVLGIVPALILGGPLSDRFGRRPFFLPAPLVAVAGSVLLALGASSPTVLFAGRVLSGVALGLVMAVGTAWVKELSQAPFDTGAREGSGAGRAALALTAGFALGAGVAAALAQFGPSPQQSPYFVHIVLAIASFSLLWRVPESRRTSDDGRPLLEDLKIPSAVHRRFLFVVVPMAPWVFGTAASAYAILPGLMMSKAPGLEIAMSGLLCVIALGCGVGAQRIAGRFDDPGSARGVGSALAVTVVGMVLAAVAVGLDSLAWVAVAATALGAAYGLLLVGGLREIQRIAGPDDLAGLTAVYYSLTYIGFFIPAVLALVGAWLPYTVMFVIGAVLALISFSIVALSWRRHLP; via the coding sequence ATGGCCGTGTGCGCGGCGCTCTTCGCGGTCGGGTGGGGTGGTAACGAATTCACTCCCCTGCTGGTGATGTACCGACAGGAGGACGAGATGACGCCTCTCGTGCTCGACGTTCTGCTCGGTGCGTACGTTCTCGGTATCGTGCCCGCTCTGATCCTCGGAGGCCCTCTCTCCGACCGATTCGGTCGTCGGCCGTTCTTCCTTCCGGCTCCGCTCGTCGCTGTCGCGGGGAGCGTTCTGCTCGCGCTCGGCGCTTCATCGCCGACCGTGTTGTTCGCCGGGCGAGTTCTCTCGGGTGTGGCGCTGGGGTTGGTTATGGCGGTGGGGACTGCCTGGGTGAAGGAGCTGTCGCAGGCGCCGTTCGACACCGGAGCTCGGGAAGGGAGCGGCGCAGGGCGTGCGGCGCTCGCCCTCACAGCGGGCTTTGCCCTGGGCGCGGGGGTTGCTGCGGCGCTCGCGCAGTTCGGGCCCTCACCGCAGCAGAGCCCGTACTTCGTGCACATCGTGCTAGCCATCGCATCATTCTCGCTGCTGTGGCGGGTGCCGGAGAGTAGGCGGACAAGTGATGACGGTCGGCCGTTGCTCGAGGACTTGAAGATTCCGTCCGCTGTGCATCGTCGCTTCCTTTTCGTCGTCGTGCCCATGGCGCCCTGGGTCTTCGGCACCGCGGCCAGTGCTTACGCGATACTGCCTGGCTTGATGATGTCGAAGGCTCCGGGCTTGGAGATCGCGATGAGCGGGCTCCTGTGTGTGATCGCACTAGGATGCGGCGTCGGCGCGCAGCGGATTGCGGGCCGTTTCGATGACCCCGGTTCGGCCCGCGGTGTCGGCTCGGCGCTCGCAGTCACCGTCGTGGGGATGGTGCTGGCGGCCGTCGCGGTCGGTCTCGACTCGTTGGCGTGGGTCGCCGTCGCCGCTACCGCGCTCGGGGCTGCGTATGGACTCTTGCTCGTTGGTGGTCTCCGCGAGATCCAGCGTATCGCCGGCCCCGACGATCTCGCGGGGCTCACGGCCGTGTACTACTCGCTGACCTACATCGGATTCTTCATCCCGGCCGTTCTTGCGCTAGTGGGTGCGTGGCTCCCATACACGGTCATGTTCGTCATCGGCGCGGTTCTTGCGCTCATCAGTTTCAGCATCGTCGCTCTGAGCTGGCGCAGGCACCTTCCGTAG
- a CDS encoding VIT1/CCC1 transporter family protein — protein sequence MITTRPHTGEPRTAGIAGRLNWLRAGVLGANDGIVSVAAIVVGVAGATNDLAPILTAGTAALVGGAISMTLGEYVSVSSQSDSEKTLIATERRELSEMPAQELEELTGLYQAKGISPETARKVAEELTAHDALGAHLSAELNIDGQDLVSPWRAALASAVAFTSGGIIPFVAMLLPPGVRIPATFIVVLLALAVTGALGARLGGSPVLRPTIRVVVGGAVALGATFLIGTLLGTTGIA from the coding sequence ATGATCACCACGAGACCACACACGGGTGAGCCGCGTACCGCCGGAATCGCAGGGCGACTGAACTGGTTGCGCGCGGGAGTGCTCGGCGCGAACGACGGGATCGTGTCGGTCGCCGCGATCGTCGTCGGCGTCGCCGGTGCCACCAATGACCTGGCACCGATCCTGACCGCGGGGACGGCGGCGTTGGTCGGCGGGGCGATCTCGATGACACTCGGCGAGTACGTGTCGGTGAGCAGTCAGAGCGACAGCGAGAAGACCCTCATCGCGACGGAACGCCGCGAACTCTCGGAAATGCCCGCGCAGGAGCTCGAAGAGCTCACCGGACTCTACCAGGCCAAGGGGATATCCCCGGAGACGGCGCGGAAGGTCGCCGAGGAGCTCACCGCGCACGACGCCCTCGGCGCGCACCTGTCTGCGGAACTGAACATCGACGGTCAGGATCTGGTCAGCCCCTGGCGGGCGGCCCTCGCTTCCGCAGTCGCGTTCACCTCGGGCGGGATCATCCCGTTCGTGGCGATGCTCCTCCCGCCAGGCGTACGGATTCCCGCGACATTCATCGTCGTGCTGCTCGCTCTCGCCGTCACCGGTGCACTCGGCGCGCGTCTCGGGGGCAGCCCCGTGCTGCGTCCAACGATCCGCGTCGTGGTCGGCGGCGCGGTCGCGCTAGGCGCCACCTTCCTGATCGGTACGCTCCTGGGGACGACCGGGATCGCATAG